The proteins below come from a single Papaver somniferum cultivar HN1 chromosome 11, ASM357369v1, whole genome shotgun sequence genomic window:
- the LOC113323664 gene encoding 40S ribosomal protein S15a, whose product MVRISVLNDALKSMYNAEKRGKRQVMIRPSSKVIIKFLMVMQKHGYIGEFEYVDDHRSGKIVVELNGRLNKCGVISPRFDVGVKEIEPWTARLLPSRQFGYIVLTTSAGIMDHEEARRKNVGGKVLGFFY is encoded by the exons ATGGTTAGAATCAGTGTCTTGAATGATGCTCTTAAAAGCATGTATAACGCAGAGAAGCGTGGGAAGCGACAGGTtatgattaggccttcctccaaAGTGATCATCAAGTTTCTCATGGTCATGCAGAAACATG GTTACATCGGGGAGTTTGAATATGTTGATGATCATAGGTCTGGCAAGATCGTTGTAGAACTGAATGGTAGACTTAACAAGTGTGGGGTTATCAGTCCCCGTTTTGACGTTGGAGTCAAAGAGATTGAGCCATGGACTGCTAGGTTACTTCCCTCGAGACAG TTTGGGTACATTGTGTTGACTACATCCGCCGGAATCATGGACCATGAAGAGGCTAGGAGAAAGAATGTTGGTGGGAAAGTTCTTGGTTTCTTTTATTAG